One window of Streptomyces sp. SUK 48 genomic DNA carries:
- a CDS encoding amino acid adenylation domain-containing protein has protein sequence MTATELPVPLLIARQAAATPDATAALGPEGELTYRQLNQRARAVARELAAAGAGPEDTVLVGVGRGTDWAVAVLGIWYSGAALLLADPATPDERLRTLLAAAGTRYLVAADHAAVADLQLRVGTELFWAATSGAEARVSDFEPVRPAPGALAYVLFTSGSTGAPKPVAVGHPGLARQARVLAEHYGLTGADRVLQFAAPAFDVSLEEALPTWCTGGAAVFVADNMVSPGELEPFLAGQRISVVNLPTPYWAQWAKDVERRPRPLPGALRRVVIGSDAGRTADLRRWYDAGGPPVISAYGLTESTITATCHEARADALDGDEVIPLGVPLPGVRAYVLDEELSEAADGEAGELYLGGACLARGYHGRPAPTAERFVPDPFAGEPGQRMYRTGDRVRRSADGTLRFLGRADDQVKVRGHRVELKEVEAAVGALPDVVDVVARAVTHLGEVQVAAYVAAAPGRAPDPAALRRELSARVPAHLVPAHLTVLPRLPRTPGGKLDPRALPEIAAG, from the coding sequence ATGACCGCGACCGAGCTTCCCGTACCGCTGCTCATCGCCCGGCAGGCGGCGGCGACCCCCGACGCCACGGCGGCACTCGGACCCGAGGGTGAGCTGACGTACCGTCAACTCAACCAGCGGGCCCGTGCGGTGGCCCGGGAGCTGGCCGCGGCGGGCGCGGGCCCCGAGGACACGGTGCTGGTCGGCGTGGGCCGGGGCACCGACTGGGCCGTCGCCGTGCTGGGCATCTGGTACTCCGGTGCCGCGCTGCTGCTCGCCGACCCGGCGACGCCCGACGAGCGGCTGCGCACCCTGCTGGCCGCCGCCGGCACCCGGTATCTGGTCGCGGCCGACCACGCGGCGGTGGCCGACCTCCAACTCCGCGTCGGTACCGAGCTGTTCTGGGCGGCGACCAGCGGGGCCGAGGCCCGCGTCTCGGACTTCGAACCGGTACGGCCCGCGCCCGGCGCCCTCGCCTACGTCCTGTTCACCTCCGGCTCCACCGGGGCGCCCAAGCCCGTCGCGGTCGGACACCCCGGCCTCGCCCGGCAGGCCCGGGTGCTCGCCGAGCACTACGGCCTGACCGGCGCCGACCGGGTGCTCCAGTTCGCCGCGCCCGCCTTCGACGTGTCCCTCGAAGAGGCCCTGCCCACCTGGTGCACGGGCGGCGCCGCGGTGTTCGTCGCCGACAACATGGTCTCGCCCGGCGAACTCGAACCCTTCCTCGCCGGGCAGCGGATCAGCGTCGTCAATCTGCCCACCCCCTACTGGGCGCAGTGGGCGAAGGACGTCGAGCGCCGGCCCCGCCCGCTGCCCGGGGCCCTGCGCCGGGTGGTGATCGGCAGCGACGCCGGGCGCACCGCGGACCTGCGCCGCTGGTACGACGCGGGCGGCCCGCCGGTGATCAGCGCGTACGGCCTGACCGAGTCGACCATCACCGCGACCTGCCACGAGGCGCGTGCCGACGCGCTGGACGGCGACGAGGTGATTCCGCTGGGCGTGCCGCTGCCGGGCGTGCGAGCGTATGTCCTGGACGAGGAGCTGAGCGAAGCGGCGGACGGGGAGGCGGGCGAACTGTATCTGGGCGGCGCGTGCCTGGCGCGCGGTTACCACGGCAGGCCCGCGCCGACCGCGGAGCGCTTCGTGCCCGACCCGTTCGCCGGGGAGCCGGGGCAGCGGATGTACCGGACGGGCGACCGGGTGCGCCGGTCCGCCGACGGCACGCTGCGCTTCCTCGGCCGCGCCGACGACCAGGTCAAGGTGCGCGGCCACCGGGTGGAGCTGAAGGAGGTGGAGGCGGCGGTCGGTGCGCTGCCGGACGTGGTGGACGTGGTCGCCCGCGCGGTGACGCATCTGGGCGAGGTCCAGGTGGCGGCCTATGTCGCCGCCGCGCCGGGCCGCGCCCCGGACCCGGCCGCGCTGCGCCGCGAGCTGAGCGCCCGCGTCCCCGCCCACCTCGTCCCGGCCCATCTCACCGTCCTGCCCCGGCTCCCCCGCACCCCGGGCGGCAAGCTCGATCCGCGGGCCCTGCCCGAGATCGCCGCCGGCTGA
- a CDS encoding MFS transporter — MTPPPGKPPHRGRRAAPAALHQTRNVSRVPAHGRVRPRHRSGRHRRRSRPRRRGGAGHRHRRRTRGLRPLPRQRRDFRRFMASHICNELGNNITYVALPLTAVLTLHASAWQAGLLAAAEQAAFLLFGLPAGAWVDRMRRRNVMIAADLTRAVLLTAVPVAWLLDLHSMPLLYVVALLLGCARLFGDVADQSYLPTLVGRSTLVSGNSRLETVRSTAELAGPGIAGFFVQLLGAVGTLAGQAVTSLISAALLGRIEAREERPSPAGRKRLLHEIREGLHHVLRNPILRVIALSTASVNLFLSGVFALETLFLTRTVGLPPAAVGWVLTTAGVGSMLAALVTERLSRALGEARLTWLSLLVTMPFGLLLPLTGHGWRIALFVLGALIQSAGVTTYNICQVTYRQTVCPPHLLGRMTATMRFLVWGVLPLSGLLAGGLGQVAGVRGALWFLTAALAATPLVLLCSPLRRMRAFDTDAPAAL, encoded by the coding sequence CTGACACCGCCGCCGGGGAAGCCCCCCCACCGCGGTCGTCGCGCGGCGCCCGCCGCCCTCCACCAGACAAGGAACGTCTCTCGTGTCCCAGCCCACGGCCGCGTCCGGCCCCGCCACCGGTCCGGACGACACCGCCGCCGCAGCCGACCCCGCCGTCGAGGCGGAGCCGGCCACCGCCACCGACGCCGAACCCGGGGACTCCGCCCCCTCCCCCGGCAGCGGCGCGACTTCCGCCGGTTCATGGCGTCGCACATCTGCAATGAGCTCGGCAACAACATCACGTACGTCGCCCTCCCCCTCACCGCCGTGCTGACCCTGCACGCCTCGGCGTGGCAGGCTGGTCTGCTCGCCGCGGCCGAGCAGGCGGCGTTCCTGCTGTTCGGGCTGCCCGCCGGGGCGTGGGTCGACCGGATGCGGCGGCGCAACGTCATGATCGCCGCCGATCTGACGCGCGCGGTGCTGCTCACCGCGGTCCCGGTGGCCTGGCTGCTGGATCTGCACTCCATGCCGCTGCTGTACGTGGTGGCCCTGCTGCTGGGCTGCGCCCGGCTGTTCGGCGACGTGGCCGACCAGAGCTATCTGCCCACCCTGGTCGGACGCTCGACCCTGGTCAGCGGCAACTCCCGCCTGGAGACGGTGCGTTCGACGGCCGAGCTGGCCGGTCCCGGCATCGCGGGCTTTTTCGTCCAGCTTTTGGGCGCGGTCGGCACCTTGGCGGGGCAGGCCGTCACCTCCCTGATCTCCGCCGCCCTGCTGGGCCGGATCGAGGCGCGGGAGGAGCGGCCGTCGCCCGCCGGGCGCAAACGGCTCCTGCACGAGATCCGCGAGGGTCTGCACCATGTGCTGCGCAACCCGATCCTGCGGGTGATCGCCCTCAGCACGGCGTCCGTCAACCTCTTTCTGAGCGGTGTCTTCGCCCTGGAGACGCTGTTCCTGACCCGCACGGTGGGGCTGCCGCCGGCCGCGGTCGGCTGGGTGCTCACCACGGCAGGCGTCGGCTCGATGCTCGCCGCGCTGGTCACCGAGCGGCTCTCCCGCGCCCTCGGCGAGGCCCGTCTCACCTGGCTCTCGCTGCTGGTCACGATGCCCTTCGGCCTGCTGCTCCCGCTGACCGGCCACGGCTGGCGCATCGCCCTGTTCGTGCTCGGCGCCCTGATCCAGTCGGCCGGTGTCACGACGTACAACATCTGCCAGGTCACCTACCGGCAGACGGTCTGCCCGCCGCATCTGCTGGGCCGGATGACGGCCACCATGCGCTTCCTGGTCTGGGGCGTCCTGCCGCTCAGCGGTCTGCTGGCGGGCGGGCTCGGTCAAGTGGCGGGTGTGCGGGGCGCGTTGTGGTTCCTGACGGCCGCCCTGGCGGCGACCCCGCTGGTGCTGCTGTGCTCCCCGCTGCGCCGGATGCGCGCCTTCGACACGGACGCGCCCGCCGCACTGTAG
- a CDS encoding helix-turn-helix transcriptional regulator, whose amino-acid sequence MGRTENPVLRPTSALGGLASYLRWCKARAGLTNQALAFRTKYSATTLQRASGGAVLPTLRVVLAYEEACGLAGGEARALWLKAQRAEGRRDRRRATAGRGKAPRPDLIADRADMSHALADLRDRAGLSYRAMEGRVAKRPELVQLSRSTAQRILTRQAFPTSQAQLMAVLHACAVPERSWDDWIRAWKKVHRAQDRREPAVTPARKLLAREAEAELACFKLESVEPFRSPTAAWSVRCRLCGALFRVQLSALGNGWTGCPNRCPRDHARPTATGPLEPLACPRCASSAPGTPAADCLVCGTPVRPAPD is encoded by the coding sequence GTGGGTCGCACCGAGAACCCGGTCCTGCGTCCGACCAGCGCCCTTGGCGGGCTCGCCTCGTACCTCAGGTGGTGCAAGGCCCGCGCCGGCCTCACCAACCAGGCGCTGGCGTTCCGTACGAAGTACAGCGCCACCACGCTTCAGCGAGCGTCCGGCGGGGCCGTACTGCCCACGCTCAGGGTCGTGCTGGCCTATGAGGAGGCGTGCGGACTGGCCGGCGGCGAGGCGCGTGCCCTCTGGCTGAAGGCGCAGCGGGCCGAGGGGCGCAGGGACCGGCGGCGGGCCACCGCGGGCCGCGGGAAGGCACCCCGGCCGGACCTGATCGCCGACCGGGCGGACATGAGCCACGCGCTCGCCGACCTGCGGGACCGCGCCGGGCTGAGCTATCGCGCCATGGAAGGCCGGGTGGCGAAACGGCCCGAGCTGGTGCAGCTGTCGAGGTCGACGGCCCAACGCATACTCACGCGCCAGGCGTTCCCGACCAGCCAGGCGCAACTGATGGCCGTGCTGCACGCGTGCGCGGTGCCCGAGCGGTCCTGGGACGACTGGATCCGCGCCTGGAAGAAGGTGCACCGGGCGCAGGACCGCCGGGAGCCCGCCGTCACCCCGGCCCGGAAACTGCTGGCCCGCGAGGCCGAGGCCGAACTGGCCTGCTTCAAGCTGGAGTCCGTGGAGCCGTTCCGCAGCCCGACGGCGGCGTGGAGTGTCCGCTGCCGCCTGTGCGGGGCCCTCTTCCGGGTTCAGCTCAGTGCCCTCGGCAACGGCTGGACCGGGTGCCCCAATCGCTGCCCGCGCGACCACGCCCGGCCCACCGCCACCGGACCGCTCGAACCCCTGGCCTGCCCGCGGTGCGCGTCCTCGGCGCCGGGCACCCCCGCCGCGGACTGCCTCGTGTGCGGCACCCCGGTACGGCCCGCCCCGGACTGA
- a CDS encoding MXAN_6230/SCO0854 family RING domain-containing protein, which yields MLAAESVLLRRVQTVYVAGPSSSGGGSGPALRRLETELLDRAHVLSAELLAALGSLAAEELAAAHTRLVGLVDGLLGSDRVHTPLFRRFPRTAPRDTEALYVDRVFAFLLQQPDHPCVLCGEARTVFPVSPCAHLVCRLCWDGSDYAGCPVCHRRIDADDPFLRPVRAVGAAKAPLPGPLRLLRLGTDPAADATAAVDALLARRTPLSPRDREDLLTLLPLTPAGRGLLPAEIPVRETKALVLAALLREAPDGLPVRELLAGRLTTATDVLRLLAAFSGGDAGLVTLSRFGGLPRPLRRELLSVLDALPTPYLVEDVLRHPTAWKRAAEVLHPFERHARHPRAALAFAVLRRTPVRPGTALGGALLETAAAHPDAVRVDGARLRPATWAGRLEQAVAEGDAGRAAALAGERPGELVRRLDLLLRLHTGDTLVPELEKALLRGLPKVGPGPLLSALGALRVRTEDRTGRRRVFFPRGEVTRALAVPEERAPLSAGLVTAAVTLLEAELLRRFAAGEPYELSVLDAGLADLTVPFTERSTAKALVAVPRGSTQTLPDGAVLRLFLHWTEPQGVRTDLDLSVAFFDAGWTFTGLCDYTRLVHGTRAAVHSGDLTSAPAPEGATEYVDLDLARLAERGDVYAVPLVFSFNNVPFEELRDAFAGFMALPARGPRDASYDPRTVRQRFDLAGDSRVCLPMVVDLGRRRMLWTDIHLPATGGFQSIGAHGGERLAAVARDVWEQFGSGSRTTLWDLAVWRAAARSPEVAVVCREPEPALLRYRRRPDEDAAAFAARLSSPEGAEERLPHPDPDTAAAELASGTRVFLATVHGSVAPARASGTYYRLFPGAGDASETLARVTAGDLVAELAGTA from the coding sequence TTGCTCGCCGCCGAGTCCGTACTGCTGCGCCGTGTCCAGACCGTCTACGTGGCCGGGCCGTCCTCGTCCGGCGGCGGAAGCGGACCGGCCCTGCGCCGGCTGGAGACCGAGCTGCTCGACCGCGCGCACGTCCTCTCCGCCGAACTGCTCGCGGCGCTGGGCTCGTTGGCCGCCGAGGAGCTGGCGGCCGCGCACACCCGGCTGGTCGGCCTGGTCGACGGCCTGCTCGGCTCCGACCGCGTCCACACCCCGCTCTTCCGCCGATTCCCGCGTACGGCGCCCCGGGACACCGAGGCGTTGTACGTGGACCGGGTCTTCGCCTTCCTGCTCCAGCAGCCGGACCACCCCTGCGTGCTGTGCGGCGAGGCGCGCACGGTGTTCCCGGTCTCGCCCTGCGCGCACCTGGTGTGCCGGCTGTGCTGGGACGGATCGGACTACGCGGGCTGCCCGGTCTGCCACCGCCGGATCGACGCGGACGACCCCTTCCTGCGGCCGGTGCGCGCCGTCGGCGCGGCCAAGGCGCCGCTGCCCGGACCGCTGCGGCTGCTGCGCCTCGGCACCGACCCGGCCGCCGACGCCACCGCCGCGGTGGACGCCCTGCTGGCCCGTCGCACTCCGCTCTCCCCGCGGGACCGCGAGGACCTGCTGACACTGCTCCCGCTCACTCCGGCCGGCCGGGGCCTGCTGCCGGCGGAGATCCCGGTCCGGGAGACCAAGGCGCTGGTGCTGGCCGCGCTGCTCCGCGAGGCGCCGGACGGCCTGCCGGTACGGGAGCTGCTGGCCGGGCGGCTCACCACCGCCACCGACGTGCTGCGGCTGCTGGCCGCGTTCTCCGGCGGCGACGCCGGACTGGTGACCCTGTCGCGCTTCGGCGGTCTGCCGCGCCCGCTGCGCCGCGAACTCCTCTCGGTCCTGGACGCGTTGCCGACGCCGTACCTGGTGGAGGACGTCCTACGGCACCCCACGGCGTGGAAGCGCGCCGCGGAGGTACTGCACCCCTTCGAGCGGCACGCCCGGCATCCGCGCGCCGCCCTCGCCTTCGCCGTGCTGCGCCGGACCCCGGTGCGTCCCGGCACGGCCCTCGGCGGCGCCCTGCTGGAGACGGCCGCCGCGCACCCGGACGCCGTCCGGGTGGACGGTGCCCGGCTCCGCCCGGCCACCTGGGCCGGCCGGCTGGAACAGGCGGTGGCCGAGGGCGACGCGGGCCGGGCCGCGGCGCTCGCCGGGGAACGGCCCGGTGAACTGGTGCGCCGTCTGGACCTGTTGCTGCGCCTGCACACCGGCGACACCCTGGTGCCGGAGCTGGAGAAGGCGCTGCTGCGCGGCCTGCCGAAGGTGGGTCCCGGGCCGCTGCTGTCGGCGCTCGGGGCCCTGCGGGTGCGCACCGAGGACCGTACGGGCCGCCGCCGGGTGTTCTTCCCGCGCGGCGAGGTCACCCGGGCCCTCGCCGTGCCCGAAGAGCGGGCTCCCCTGTCCGCCGGGCTGGTCACGGCCGCGGTCACGCTCCTGGAGGCCGAGCTGCTGCGCCGGTTCGCCGCCGGGGAGCCGTACGAGCTGTCGGTGCTGGACGCGGGCCTGGCCGACCTCACCGTGCCGTTCACCGAGCGGTCCACCGCGAAGGCCCTGGTGGCGGTACCCCGGGGCAGCACGCAGACCCTGCCCGACGGCGCGGTGCTGCGGCTGTTCCTGCACTGGACCGAGCCCCAGGGCGTCCGCACCGACCTGGACCTGTCGGTGGCGTTCTTCGACGCCGGGTGGACGTTCACCGGCCTGTGCGACTACACGCGCCTCGTGCACGGCACGCGGGCCGCGGTCCACTCCGGCGACCTGACCTCCGCCCCGGCCCCGGAGGGCGCCACCGAGTACGTGGACCTGGACCTGGCGCGGCTGGCGGAGCGAGGCGACGTCTATGCCGTTCCGCTCGTCTTCAGCTTCAACAACGTGCCGTTCGAGGAGTTGCGGGACGCCTTCGCCGGCTTCATGGCGCTGCCCGCGCGGGGCCCGCGCGACGCGTCGTACGACCCCCGGACGGTGCGCCAGCGCTTCGACCTGGCGGGCGACTCCCGGGTGTGCCTGCCGATGGTCGTGGACCTGGGCCGGCGCCGCATGCTGTGGACGGACATCCATCTGCCGGCCACGGGTGGCTTCCAGAGCATCGGCGCGCACGGCGGCGAGCGACTGGCCGCGGTGGCACGGGACGTGTGGGAGCAGTTCGGCTCCGGCAGCAGGACCACCCTGTGGGATCTGGCGGTCTGGCGGGCGGCGGCGCGCTCCCCGGAGGTGGCCGTGGTGTGCCGGGAACCGGAGCCCGCGCTGCTGCGGTACCGGCGCCGGCCGGACGAGGACGCGGCGGCGTTCGCCGCCCGGCTCTCCTCCCCGGAGGGGGCCGAGGAGCGGCTGCCGCACCCGGACCCCGACACGGCGGCGGCCGAACTCGCCTCCGGCACCCGGGTGTTCCTGGCGACCGTCCATGGCTCCGTCGCTCCCGCCCGGGCCTCGGGCACGTACTACCGGCTCTTCCCGGGAGCCGGGGACGCCTCGGAGACCCTGGCCCGCGTGACCGCCGGCGACCTGGTCGCGGAACTCGCCGGCACCGCGTAG